From Streptomyces sp. NBC_00370, a single genomic window includes:
- a CDS encoding DUF1330 domain-containing protein, translating into MTAYLINHLRIPGGVPTEEGLSYLEQVEGTAKPFGGRWLAQGPVEVVEGAWPDSAVLMEFPTMDAAREWYDSPEYRAIRHLRINSAISDLVFIEGVAPDFTVAGFAQQVRAAIAAAGTT; encoded by the coding sequence ATGACGGCGTACCTGATCAACCATTTGCGCATCCCCGGCGGTGTTCCCACCGAGGAGGGACTGTCGTATCTGGAGCAAGTGGAAGGCACCGCAAAGCCGTTCGGCGGCCGGTGGCTGGCTCAAGGCCCTGTGGAGGTCGTCGAAGGCGCCTGGCCGGACTCCGCCGTACTGATGGAGTTCCCGACCATGGACGCCGCCCGCGAGTGGTACGACTCGCCGGAGTACCGGGCGATCCGGCACCTGCGGATCAACAGCGCCATCAGCGACTTGGTCTTCATCGAGGGCGTGGCCCCCGATTTCACCGTGGCCGGGTTCGCCCAGCAGGTACGGGCCGCCATCGCGGCGGCGGGTACGACGTGA